One region of Oncorhynchus mykiss isolate Arlee chromosome 8, USDA_OmykA_1.1, whole genome shotgun sequence genomic DNA includes:
- the LOC110530090 gene encoding transcription initiation factor IIB: MASTSRGDGLALPKVQCPNHPDAMLVEDYRAGDMICPECGLVVGDRVIDVGSEWRTFTNEKATKDPSRVGDAQNPLLNGGDLTTMISKGTGAASFDEFGNSKYQNRRTMSSSDRAMLNAFKEITTMADRINLPRNIIDRTNNLFKQVYEQKSLKGRANDAIASACLYIACRQEGVPRTFKEICAVSRISKKEIGRCFKLILKALETSVDLITTGDFMSRFCSNLGLPKQVQMAATYIARKAVEQDLVPGRSPISVAAAAIYMASQASAEKKTQKEIGDIAGVADVTIRQSYRLIYPRAADLFPPDFKFDTPVDKLPQL; encoded by the exons ATGGCATCAACAAGCCG TGGAGACGGCCTGGCCCTTCCTAAGGTGCAGTGCCCCAACCACCCAGACGCCATGCTGGTGGAAGACTACAGAGCAGGGGATATGATCTGCCCCGAGTGTGGCCTTGTAGTGG GTGACAGGGTGATTGACGTCGGCTCAGAGTGGAGGACCTTCACCAATGAGAAAGCCACCAAAGACCCGTCTAGAGTGGGCGACGCCCAGAACCCACTCCTCAACGGGGGAGACTTGACCACCATGATCAGCAAG GGAACAGGGGCGGCTAGTTTTGACGAGTTCGGCAACTCCAAGTACCAGAACCGGCGGACCATGAGCAGTTCAGACCGTGCCATGCTAAACGCCTTCAAAGAGATTACCACCATGGCCGACCGGATCAACCTACCAAGGAATATCATA GACCGAACAAATAACTTATTTAAGCAAGTGTACGAACAGAAGAGCCTGAAGGGGCGGGCCAACGACGCCATCGCATCAGCCTGCCTTTACATCGCCTGCAGACAAGAGGGCGTGCCTCGGACGTTTAAAG AGATCTGCGCCGTGTCCCGCATCTCCAAGAAGGAGATCGGCCGCTGCTTCAAGCTGATCCTCAAGGCCCTGGAGACCAGCGTGGACCTCATCACCACCGGAGACTTCATGTCCCGCTTCTGCTCCAACCTGGGCCTGCCGAAGCAGGTGCAGATGGCGGCCACCTACATCGCCCGGAAGGCCGTGGAGCAGGACCTGGTGCCCGGCAGGAGCCCCATCTCTGTGGCCGCCGCCGCCATCTACATGGCCTCCCAGGCCTCCGCTGAGAAGAAGACCCAGAAAG AGATTGGAGACATCGCCGGTGTGGCAGACGTCACAATCAGACAGTCGTACCGACTCATCTACCCCCGTGCAGCTGACCTCTTCCCCCCGGACTTCAAATTCGACACCCCTGTGGACAAACTGCCCCAGCTGTGA
- the LOC110530091 gene encoding volume-regulated anion channel subunit LRRC8D, which translates to MFTITELASLNDTQPTYRILKPWWDVFMDYLGVVMLMLSIFAMTMQITKDQVACLPCLEEAEEAAAGPNSCTTQCQQETTSSAVSMTTLLATPMPTKDLPDSAVHEIHNTQPIVVKQESKMQQPEPTGIRTNLDYQQYIFVNQMCYHVALPWYSKYFPYLTLIHTLVLMVSSNFWFKYPKTSSKIEHFVSILGRCFESPWTTKALSETACEDSEENKQRLTGTTSAPRELSQENKDENAANTSTPMLGNAGVKFSADTHVAEAPSMTILDKKDGEQAKALFEKVRKFRAHVEDSDFIYKLYVAQTVVKTVKFILILSYTSTFMAAINFRHKCEPDIKHLTGYKQFFCTHNMAFMLRKLLLSYMALILIYGMVCLYSLHWLFRRPLKEYSFEKVREESSFSDIPDVKNDFAFLLHMVDQYDQLYSKRFGVFLSEVSENKLREISLNHEWTFEKLRQLVTRNAQDQQELHLFMLSGLPNAVFDLTDLEILKLELIPEVRFSAKISQMTSMHELHLCHCPAKVEQTAFVFLRDHLRCLHVKFTDVAEIPTWVYLLRSLRELNLVGNLSSEHNKMIGLESMRDLKHLKTLYLKSNLTKMPSSLTELSPHLIKLVVHNDGTKLLVLNSLKKMTNLADLELHNCELERIPHAIFSLTNLQELDLKSNNIRTIEEIISFQHLKRLTCLKLWHNKIITIPASIGQVKCLESLHLSHNKLEILPPALFHLPKLRYLDVSQNSITVIPPDVGLLQNLQHFAINANKVEVLPKQLFRCTKLKVLCLSNNGLITLPETVGQLVQLAQLELRGNSLDRLPSLLGNCRLLRKNCLIVEDHLFDTLPIEVKESISRETNVSFASGL; encoded by the coding sequence ATGTTTACCATCACTGAGTTAGCATCGCTGAATGACACCCAGCCGACCTACCGCATCCTAAAACCATGGTGGGACGTCTTCATGGACTACCTGGGGGTGGTCATGCTCATGTTGTCCATCTTCGCCATGACGATGCAGATCACAAAGGACCAGGTGGCGTGCCTTCCCTGCCTGGAAGAAGCGGAGGAGGCGGCGGCAGGGCCAAACTCTTGCACAACCCAATGTCAGCAAGAAACCACCTCATCAGCAGTTAGTATGACAACATTGCTTGCTACACCAATGCCCACTAAAGATCTACCAGACAGTGCAGTACATGAGATCCACAACACCCAGCCCATCGTTGTGAAGCAAGAGAGCAAAATGCAGCAACCTGAGCCCACAGGGATCCGAACCAACTTAGATTATCAGCAGTACATCTTTGTCAACCAAATGTGTTACCATGTTGCCTTGCCCTGGTACTCAAAGTACTTCCCGTACCTCACCCTCATCCACACCCTTGTGCTTATGGTCAGTAGTAACTTCTGGTTCAAATACCCCAAGACAAGCTCAAAGATTGAACACTTTGTGTCCATTCTCGGACGGTGCTTTGAGTCTCCATGGACTACAAAGGCTTTGTCCGAGACAGCCTGTGAGGATTCTGAGGAGAACAAGCAGAGACTGACTGGCACCACTTCCGCACCGAGAGAGTTATCACAGGAAAATAAAGACGAAAATGCTGCCAACACATCTACTCCTATGCTTGGGAATGCAGGAGTCAAGTTCTCAGCAGATACGCATGTTGCTGAGGCACCAAGTATGACTATCCTGGACAAGAAGGATGGAGAGCAGGCCAAGGCTCTTTTTGAGAAGGTGAGAAAATTCCGTGCCCATGTGGAGGACAGCGATTTCATCTACAAGCTCTACGTAGCTCAGACCGTGGTCAAAACGGTCAAGTTCATTTTGATTCTGTCATATACGTCAACCTTTATGGCTGCCATCAACTTTCGCCACAAATGTGAGCCCGACATCAAACACTTAACTGGGTATAAGCAGTTCTTTTGTACCCACAACATGGCGTTCATGCTGAGAAAGCTCCTCCTCAGCTACATGGCCCTCATATTGATCTATGGGATGGTCTGCTTGTATTCCCTCCACTGGCTTTTCAGGCGCCCCCTTAAAGAGTACTCATTTGAGAaagtcagagaggagagtagcTTCAGTGACATTCCTGACGTGAAGAACGATTTTGCGTTCCTCCTACACATGGTCGATCAGTACGACCAGCTGTATTCCAAACGGTTTGGTGTCTTCCTCTCAGAGGTCAGCGAGAACAAGCTGAGGGAGATCAGTCTGAACCACGAGTGGACATTTGAGAAGCTCAGACAGCTTGTGACCCGAAATGCCCAAGACCAGCAGGAGCTCCACCTCTTCATGCTCTCTGGTCTCCCCAATGCAGTGTTTGATCTCACCGACCTGGAAATACTTAAACTAGAACTAATTCCTGAGGTCAGGTTTTCGGCAAAGATTTCCCAAATGACCAGTATGCATGAGCTGCACCTCTGCCACTGCCCTGCCAAAGTTGAGCAGACAGCCTTTGTCTTTCTCCGTGACCACCTCCGCTGCCTTCATGTCAAGTTCACAGATGTCGCTGAGATCCCCACTTGGGTTTATTTGTTGAGAAGTTTGAGGGAGCTTAACTTGGTAGGGAATTTAAGCTCAGAACACAACAAAATGATAGGACTAGAGTCCATGCGAGATTtaaaacatctcaagacattgtACCTGAAGAGCAACCTCACCAAGATGCCTTCAAGTCTAACTGAGCTGTCCCCACACCTGATCAAACTGGTAGTGCACAATGATGGTACTAAACTACTGGTACTGAACAGCCTCAAGAAGATGACTAACCTTGCCGATCTGGAGTTGCACAACTGTGAGCTGGAGAGGATCCCCCATGCTATTTTCAGCTTAACCAACCTTCAAGAGCTGGATCTCAAATCCAACAACATTCGCACCATTGAGGAGATCATCAGCTTTCAGCACCTCAAGAGGTTGACCTGCCTCAAACTGTGGCACAACAAAATCATCACCATTCCAGCCTCCATAGGCCAAGTCAAGTGTTTGGAGTCACTTCACCTTTCGCACAACAAACTGGAGATACTCCCGCCGGCGCTGTTCCACCTCCCCAAGCTGAGGTACCTGGACGTCAGTCAGAACTCCATCACAGTGATCCCGCCGGACGTGGGTCTCCTGCAGAACCTCCAGCACTTCGCCATTAATGCAAACAAGGTGGAGGTGCTGCCCAAGCAGCTGTTCAGGTGCACCAAGCTGAAGGTCCTGTGTCTGAGCAACAATGGCCTCATCACCCTGCCTGAGACAGTGGGTCAGTTGGTGCAGCTCGCTCAGCTGGAGCTGAGGGGAAACAGTCTGGACCGCCTTCCCTCGCTACTGGGGAACTGTCGCCTTCTACGTAAAAACTGCCTCATTGTCGAGGACCACCTTTTTGACACTTTACCCATAGAAGTAAAGGAGAGCATCAGTCGGGAGACCAATGTGTCCTTTGCGAGTGGTTTATAG